One genomic region from Patescibacteria group bacterium encodes:
- a CDS encoding GIY-YIG nuclease family protein: MSKRYFVYIMTNRTDKVLYTGITNNIIARAYQHKNKLIKGFTEKYNVGKLVYCEDTNDVGAALEREKEIKGWLRRKKIALITQANPKWEDLSENM, encoded by the coding sequence ATGTCCAAAAGATATTTTGTTTATATTATGACTAATAGAACAGATAAGGTCTTATACACGGGTATTACAAACAACATAATAGCGAGAGCGTATCAACATAAAAACAAGTTGATTAAAGGATTTACTGAAAAATATAATGTTGGCAAACTAGTTTATTGCGAAGACACAAATGATGTCGGAGCGGCCCTTGAAAGAGAAAAGGAAATAAAGGGTTGGTTGAGGAGAAAGAAAATCGCCCTGATAACACAAGCCAATCCTAAATGGGAAGATTTGTCGGAAAATATGTAG
- a CDS encoding carboxypeptidase-like regulatory domain-containing protein: protein MIKRKAINFLIFFFGAFSLALIFFVFQPALASTTDGTIDSSYPYAWGENIGWLNLGTTEGDVHVTDSALSGYAWGENIGWISLNCSDGNSCATVDYKVANDGGGTLSGYAWGENVGWINFNPTYGGVSIDSSGNFSGYAWGENTGWIIFNCSTTSSCATVDYSVRTDYRPGSSRSKCNNDIDDDGDGRTDYPADNGCTSADDNDEGDGGGPGPASPGDGGGGLPPAFKVVINNNDVYTNNRSISLRLEFDATVQKIAISNRTDFLNAVQELPVSVKGWDLCGRDLECPAGDYTIYVHFYDQYGFILGTFSDSIKLDYAYAPVLPPAEAVAPSEEVSPGVEIAPPTTLPSGEQPFFPPLPEQIEKVLDLVPKFLSKLVPGFLKSKIEGLAPSEVPLEKIVPLYTPLAMKGEWDLFSREPLRRFVFAPLPTSIRALTQKFPELGKTFAEVGITKVTDIQKLENAQITLPGLSELVGLPTVEEWGQLTLVQLGQMSGVEIKNTGLENFTLEQLEALAGAEFSKLTLSELQKIIGVPATNTGIESLTLARLEQGAGLPATAIEAGELTLPRGIPLAQLPFQFKQKMPSEIIFARTGGEIIDFNIALTINERGQAEQKIVTVAGRTLNLAVKPDGPAQKVIGYLVFKSRASTPTAFEGPVDSLIYSWLFGQPALAQEEKEPVRVEEKLVLLEFEYTDPDNDGIYTAEIQAPVVDGEYEIITVIDYIDPEVGRRQLRLLAVVDPEGYIYEGYGDKEIRVPGAIVSIFWLNPQTKAYELWPAKDYQQENPQVTDITGKYSFLVPPGFYYTTVEANGYLKYEGKPFQVKEGRGVHFNIEIKPKYWWLKTLDWKTAALAVVILFLLYNFYQDRKRDRCLRK, encoded by the coding sequence GTGATTAAAAGAAAAGCAATAAATTTTTTAATATTTTTTTTCGGAGCTTTTTCTCTGGCTCTGATTTTTTTTGTTTTTCAGCCGGCCTTAGCCAGTACCACCGACGGCACAATTGACAGTTCCTATCCATATGCCTGGGGCGAGAACATTGGCTGGCTTAATTTAGGCACAACGGAAGGCGATGTGCATGTCACTGATTCGGCTTTGTCCGGCTACGCCTGGGGCGAGAACATCGGCTGGATTTCTCTTAATTGTTCCGATGGCAATTCCTGCGCTACGGTGGATTATAAAGTAGCCAATGACGGGGGCGGCACTTTGTCCGGCTATGCCTGGGGCGAAAACGTGGGCTGGATAAATTTTAATCCGACTTACGGCGGCGTAAGTATAGATAGTTCTGGTAATTTTAGCGGCTATGCCTGGGGCGAAAATACCGGCTGGATTATTTTTAATTGTTCAACAACTTCTTCTTGCGCGACCGTTGATTATTCCGTCAGGACAGATTATCGCCCGGGTTCGTCCAGGTCAAAATGTAATAACGACATAGATGATGACGGTGACGGTCGGACGGATTACCCGGCTGATAACGGCTGTACTTCTGCTGATGATAATGATGAAGGTGATGGCGGCGGACCGGGACCGGCATCTCCCGGTGATGGCGGCGGAGGGCTGCCCCCGGCCTTTAAAGTCGTTATTAATAATAATGATGTTTATACCAACAATCGCTCCATAAGTTTGCGGTTGGAATTTGATGCCACAGTTCAAAAGATAGCTATTTCCAATCGGACGGATTTTTTAAATGCTGTTCAGGAACTTCCCGTTTCGGTGAAAGGATGGGATTTATGCGGACGGGATTTAGAGTGCCCGGCGGGCGACTATACGATTTACGTCCATTTTTATGACCAATACGGGTTTATTCTCGGCACTTTTTCCGATTCTATAAAATTAGATTATGCTTATGCCCCAGTTCTTCCTCCGGCTGAAGCGGTTGCGCCAAGCGAAGAAGTTTCTCCGGGTGTAGAAATAGCCCCTCCCACCACGCTGCCTTCCGGTGAGCAACCATTTTTCCCTCCGCTTCCGGAACAGATAGAAAAGGTCTTGGATTTAGTTCCTAAATTTTTAAGCAAATTGGTCCCCGGATTTTTAAAATCAAAAATAGAAGGGCTGGCTCCCTCGGAAGTCCCCTTGGAAAAAATAGTCCCGCTTTATACGCCCTTGGCAATGAAGGGCGAGTGGGATTTATTTTCGCGGGAACCTTTAAGGAGGTTTGTTTTCGCGCCTTTGCCCACAAGCATCCGCGCTTTGACGCAGAAATTTCCGGAGTTAGGCAAGACCTTCGCGGAAGTCGGAATCACCAAAGTCACCGATATCCAGAAACTGGAAAACGCGCAGATTACTTTGCCGGGCTTGTCCGAACTCGTCGGCTTGCCGACAGTTGAGGAATGGGGCCAGTTGACCCTCGTTCAATTGGGGCAGATGTCTGGCGTAGAGATAAAAAATACCGGCTTGGAGAATTTCACTTTGGAGCAATTGGAAGCCTTGGCCGGAGCGGAATTTAGCAAACTGACTTTATCCGAACTCCAAAAAATTATCGGAGTTCCGGCAACAAATACGGGAATTGAGAGTTTAACCCTGGCTCGCCTAGAGCAAGGTGCTGGTTTGCCGGCAACGGCGATTGAAGCCGGTGAATTAACTTTGCCACGCGGCATACCTTTAGCCCAATTACCTTTTCAATTTAAACAAAAGATGCCTTCGGAAATTATTTTTGCCAGAACCGGCGGGGAAATTATAGATTTTAATATCGCCCTGACCATCAACGAGAGGGGGCAGGCGGAGCAGAAAATTGTGACCGTGGCGGGCCGCACTTTGAATCTGGCGGTGAAACCCGACGGCCCGGCTCAAAAAGTTATTGGCTATTTAGTTTTTAAATCACGCGCTTCAACTCCCACGGCTTTTGAGGGGCCGGTGGATTCTTTGATTTATTCCTGGCTTTTTGGTCAGCCGGCGCTGGCGCAGGAGGAAAAAGAGCCGGTGCGCGTTGAAGAAAAGTTGGTGCTATTAGAATTTGAATATACCGACCCGGATAATGATGGCATTTACACGGCGGAAATTCAGGCGCCGGTAGTTGACGGTGAATACGAAATTATTACGGTGATTGATTATATTGACCCGGAAGTGGGGCGGCGTCAGTTGCGCCTGCTGGCGGTGGTTGACCCGGAAGGTTATATTTATGAGGGTTACGGCGATAAAGAAATTCGCGTTCCGGGCGCCATTGTTTCTATCTTTTGGTTAAACCCGCAAACTAAGGCCTATGAACTCTGGCCGGCTAAAGATTATCAACAGGAAAACCCGCAGGTGACAGATATTACCGGCAAATACTCTTTTTTGGTGCCGCCGGGGTTTTACTATACCACGGTAGAGGCCAATGGTTATCTTAAATATGAAGGCAAGCCTTTTCAGGTAAAAGAAGGCCGGGGCGTGCATTTTAATATAGAAATAAAGCCCAAATATTGGTGGTTGAAAACTTTGGACTGGAAAACCGCGGCTTTAGCAGTGGTGATTTTGTTCTTACTTTACAATTTTTATCAGGACCGCAAAAGAGATAGATGTTTAAGAAAATAG